In Eublepharis macularius isolate TG4126 chromosome 4, MPM_Emac_v1.0, whole genome shotgun sequence, the following are encoded in one genomic region:
- the RBFOX3 gene encoding RNA binding protein fox-1 homolog 3 isoform X2 has protein sequence MAQPYPPATYPPPPQNGIPAEFAPPPHPHPAQDYSGQSTVPEHALTLYTPAQSHSEQPGTDASTQSIAGTQTVPTDEAAQTDSQTLHPPESGSDKQQPKRLHVSNIPFRFRDPDLRQMFGQFGKILDVEIIFNERGSKGFGFVTFETSADADRAREKLNGTIVEGRKIEVNNATARVMTNKKAANPYTNGWKLNPVVGTVYGPEFYAVTGFPYPATGTTVAYRGAHLRGRGRTVYNTFRAAPPPPPIPTYGAVVYQDGFYGAEIYGGYAAYRYAQPAAAAAAYSDSYGRVYAAADPYHHTIGPAATYSIGTMASLYRGGYSRFTPY, from the exons ATGGCCCAGCCCTACCCTCCAGCCACGTACCCACCGCCTCCGCAGAATGGCATCCCCGCAGAGTTTGCTCCTCCACCACACCCGCACCCAGCACAGGATTATTCAGGGCAGAGCACAGTACCTGAGCATGCCTTGACTCTCTATACGCCAGCACAGAGCCACTCGGAGCAGCCGGGTACGGACGCCAGCACGCAGTCCATAGCGGGCACACAGACAGTACCG ACAGATGAAGcggcacagacagacagccagacgCTACACCCGCCGGAGAGCGGCTCTGATAAGCAGCAGCCCAAACGGTTACATGTTTCCAACATCCCTTTCCGCTTTCGGGACCCTGACCTGCGGCAAATGTTTGGG CAATTTGGAAAGATTCTGGATGTTGAAATCATTTTCAATGAACGCGGCTCCAAG GGTTTTGGGTTTGTAACTTTTGAAACTAGTGCAGATGCCGATCGGGCACGGGAGAAGCTGAACGGCACCATCGTAGAAGGACGCAAAATTGAG GTCAACAATGCCACAGCACGGGTAATGACAAACAAGAAAGCGGCCAATCCTTACACAAATG GTTGGAAGCTTAACCCTGTCGTGGGCACCGTCTACGGCCCTGAGTTCTATGCAG TGACAGGTTTCCCATACCCAGCCACAGGAACAACAGTAGCATACCGAGGGGCACACTTACGGGGAAGGGGCCGCACAGTCTACAACACGTTCCgggcagctcccccacccccgcccatcCCCACTTACGGAGC agtggtttaccaagacGGATTCTACGGTGCTGAAATTTAC gggggttATGCAGCCTACAGATATGCCCAGcctgcagcagcagcggcagcttaCAGCGACAG TTACGGCAGAGTTTATGCAGCCGCAGACCCTTACCACCACACCATCGGCCCTGCTGCTACTTACAGCATTGGTACCATG GCTAGTCTATACCGAGGAGGGTACAGCCGCTTCACTCCCTACTAG
- the RBFOX3 gene encoding RNA binding protein fox-1 homolog 3 isoform X1, with product MAQPYPPATYPPPPQNGIPAEFAPPPHPHPAQDYSGQSTVPEHALTLYTPAQSHSEQPGTDASTQSIAGTQTVPQTDEAAQTDSQTLHPPESGSDKQQPKRLHVSNIPFRFRDPDLRQMFGQFGKILDVEIIFNERGSKGFGFVTFETSADADRAREKLNGTIVEGRKIEVNNATARVMTNKKAANPYTNGWKLNPVVGTVYGPEFYAVTGFPYPATGTTVAYRGAHLRGRGRTVYNTFRAAPPPPPIPTYGAVVYQDGFYGAEIYGGYAAYRYAQPAAAAAAYSDSYGRVYAAADPYHHTIGPAATYSIGTMASLYRGGYSRFTPY from the exons ATGGCCCAGCCCTACCCTCCAGCCACGTACCCACCGCCTCCGCAGAATGGCATCCCCGCAGAGTTTGCTCCTCCACCACACCCGCACCCAGCACAGGATTATTCAGGGCAGAGCACAGTACCTGAGCATGCCTTGACTCTCTATACGCCAGCACAGAGCCACTCGGAGCAGCCGGGTACGGACGCCAGCACGCAGTCCATAGCGGGCACACAGACAGTACCG CAGACAGATGAAGcggcacagacagacagccagacgCTACACCCGCCGGAGAGCGGCTCTGATAAGCAGCAGCCCAAACGGTTACATGTTTCCAACATCCCTTTCCGCTTTCGGGACCCTGACCTGCGGCAAATGTTTGGG CAATTTGGAAAGATTCTGGATGTTGAAATCATTTTCAATGAACGCGGCTCCAAG GGTTTTGGGTTTGTAACTTTTGAAACTAGTGCAGATGCCGATCGGGCACGGGAGAAGCTGAACGGCACCATCGTAGAAGGACGCAAAATTGAG GTCAACAATGCCACAGCACGGGTAATGACAAACAAGAAAGCGGCCAATCCTTACACAAATG GTTGGAAGCTTAACCCTGTCGTGGGCACCGTCTACGGCCCTGAGTTCTATGCAG TGACAGGTTTCCCATACCCAGCCACAGGAACAACAGTAGCATACCGAGGGGCACACTTACGGGGAAGGGGCCGCACAGTCTACAACACGTTCCgggcagctcccccacccccgcccatcCCCACTTACGGAGC agtggtttaccaagacGGATTCTACGGTGCTGAAATTTAC gggggttATGCAGCCTACAGATATGCCCAGcctgcagcagcagcggcagcttaCAGCGACAG TTACGGCAGAGTTTATGCAGCCGCAGACCCTTACCACCACACCATCGGCCCTGCTGCTACTTACAGCATTGGTACCATG GCTAGTCTATACCGAGGAGGGTACAGCCGCTTCACTCCCTACTAG